The following are encoded together in the Pseudomonas sediminis genome:
- a CDS encoding cysteine hydrolase family protein yields MSKRALILIDIQNDYFAGGKWSLEGMDGATANAARVLAAARQAGDKVIHVRHEFESADAPFFVPGSAGANIHPQVQPLESEVVVLKHQVNAFLGTDLKAQLDAAGIEQITLVGAMSHMCIDAAARASSDFGYVTTVIHDACATRDQEFEGQSIPAAQVHAAYMAALAFAYANVVSTEQYLAG; encoded by the coding sequence ATGAGCAAGCGCGCCCTGATCCTGATCGACATCCAGAATGACTATTTTGCCGGCGGCAAGTGGTCGCTCGAAGGCATGGACGGAGCAACCGCCAACGCCGCCCGCGTGCTGGCGGCAGCACGCCAGGCGGGCGATAAGGTGATCCATGTACGCCATGAATTCGAAAGCGCCGACGCGCCCTTCTTCGTTCCCGGCAGCGCTGGTGCGAACATCCATCCGCAGGTGCAGCCGCTGGAGAGCGAAGTGGTGGTGCTCAAGCATCAGGTCAACGCCTTCCTCGGCACCGACCTCAAGGCTCAGCTGGACGCCGCCGGCATCGAGCAGATCACCCTGGTTGGCGCCATGAGTCATATGTGCATCGATGCCGCAGCCCGTGCCAGCAGCGACTTCGGCTATGTCACCACGGTCATTCACGATGCCTGCGCGACGCGCGACCAGGAATTCGAGGGGCAATCGATTCCGGCCGCCCAGGTGCATGCCGCCTATATGGCCGCACTGGCCTTCGCCTACGCGAACGTGGTTTCGACCGAGCAGTATCTGGCCGGCTGA